A genomic stretch from Candidatus Eremiobacterota bacterium includes:
- a CDS encoding TonB-dependent receptor, which produces MQHLVRTRLIATALLALFALIASFGPVSAATTGSISGTITDATTNKPVAGAAVVAASPSGRGTATTDANGFYNIYNLAPDTYTVSVAVKGYNQVVVNGVTVVQDQNVKLDQVLTRALQQIGRTSARSGSNLVQPSQTADVYNVSPQQLTAAAGIGGHRTLYDVIQTSAGVTSTGVAGRPRIRGSDVGDVAWEFDGIPINDRLTGLFTTNLSIVGTQNVEVYTGGYSAQYGNAGAGIINTVVKRGTYPASGSLTYTMQQPNSEHDIVAEYGSATPDNKWSWYGSLDYSNSDPVQFTQYQPFINAISNGLSDSFPSTIYSRDFVGNFHWRPSGKDDVQLLLQSGNLKLPWDQALSPNAMGVKLCNGTVVQPGTLVVTNPGVSDSGIPCVTASGHNGMQYTPVTQQNANVWYHWSNLGKIQWNHVFTDKLFAQLRFAENFNQYIFYQPVDTANVSGAIKAGTPFDWSKSSGTQDEYSDRRSQMYIGQLDLNWTPSARSTVYGGLVYERDNDAEHYYDFCGCDDGFQLGTPWNLDGTWPQLFLAVDYPLILPSVYAGTKQTFGKLVVEPSLRFDSETYVIPNRPDVHNANGTITKSYAYGPYSTKAWEPRFAFSWSPNSSSAIRGSYGVTSSFVPAAYVFNNSPDGVQAQDARIVSVYYPGAGVVPERNYNADLSFEKSLPNGIDSYRVSPFYRHSTNKLESVRQYVVNPNNTITTKGPSFFRTGIENKATGFEFAWNHVLPNGRDGLSWYFDGTYVNYWGSVTSGTLAGGTPYGSITSSGSYLAAFLATGTLFRNSSQPPWSIAWTGDYRQGRFHADPFVIYQVGAPYNVTGSTCIDMELVNGKSTCVSTDTAVHFSRAMYWTALDIGYDIVKHGKRVVTAGFNVRNLLQNNQGDVFAATNGNYAAHKPNPDLNAYGPHSVPNTLYYYSPDQGPRQVQLYFQTKF; this is translated from the coding sequence ATGCAGCATCTCGTGCGGACCCGGCTCATCGCGACGGCGCTCTTGGCGCTGTTCGCGCTGATCGCGTCGTTCGGCCCGGTCTCGGCCGCGACGACGGGGAGCATCTCCGGAACGATCACCGACGCCACCACGAACAAGCCGGTCGCCGGCGCCGCGGTGGTGGCCGCCTCGCCGTCGGGCCGCGGGACCGCGACCACCGACGCCAACGGCTTCTACAACATCTACAACCTCGCGCCCGACACGTACACGGTCTCGGTCGCCGTCAAAGGCTACAACCAAGTCGTGGTCAACGGCGTCACCGTCGTGCAGGACCAGAACGTCAAGCTGGATCAGGTGCTCACGCGAGCGCTGCAGCAGATCGGCAGAACGTCGGCTCGCAGCGGCAGCAACCTGGTCCAGCCGAGCCAGACCGCCGACGTCTACAACGTCTCGCCGCAGCAGCTCACCGCGGCGGCCGGGATCGGCGGCCACCGGACGCTCTACGACGTCATCCAGACGTCAGCGGGCGTGACCTCGACCGGCGTCGCCGGGCGGCCGCGCATCCGCGGCAGCGACGTCGGCGACGTCGCGTGGGAGTTCGACGGCATCCCCATCAACGACCGGTTGACGGGCCTGTTCACCACGAACCTCTCGATCGTCGGGACGCAGAACGTCGAAGTCTACACCGGCGGCTACAGCGCCCAGTACGGAAACGCGGGAGCCGGCATCATCAACACGGTCGTCAAGCGCGGCACGTATCCGGCGTCCGGCTCGCTGACGTACACCATGCAGCAGCCGAACTCCGAGCACGACATCGTGGCGGAGTACGGCAGCGCGACGCCCGACAACAAGTGGTCGTGGTACGGCAGCTTGGACTACAGCAACTCGGACCCCGTCCAGTTCACGCAGTACCAGCCGTTCATCAACGCCATCTCGAACGGGCTCAGCGACAGCTTCCCCTCGACGATCTACTCGCGCGACTTCGTCGGCAACTTCCACTGGCGGCCGAGCGGCAAGGACGACGTGCAGCTGCTGCTGCAGAGCGGTAATCTGAAGCTCCCCTGGGATCAGGCGCTTTCGCCGAACGCGATGGGCGTGAAGCTTTGCAACGGAACGGTCGTCCAGCCGGGAACGCTCGTCGTGACGAACCCGGGCGTCAGCGACTCGGGAATCCCCTGCGTCACCGCGAGCGGCCACAACGGGATGCAGTACACGCCGGTCACGCAGCAGAACGCGAACGTGTGGTACCACTGGTCGAACCTCGGCAAGATTCAGTGGAACCACGTCTTCACCGACAAGCTGTTCGCCCAGCTGCGCTTCGCCGAGAACTTCAACCAGTACATCTTCTACCAGCCCGTCGACACCGCCAACGTGAGCGGGGCGATCAAGGCCGGGACGCCGTTCGACTGGAGCAAGAGCAGCGGAACCCAGGACGAGTACTCCGACCGCCGCTCGCAGATGTACATCGGTCAGCTCGACCTGAATTGGACCCCCAGCGCTCGTTCGACGGTCTACGGCGGGCTCGTCTACGAGCGCGACAACGACGCCGAGCACTATTACGACTTCTGCGGCTGCGACGACGGCTTCCAGCTCGGAACACCGTGGAACCTCGACGGCACCTGGCCGCAGCTGTTCCTCGCGGTCGACTACCCGCTGATCCTTCCGTCGGTCTACGCGGGGACGAAGCAGACCTTCGGGAAGCTCGTCGTCGAGCCGTCGCTGCGCTTCGACTCCGAGACGTACGTGATCCCGAACCGCCCCGACGTCCACAACGCGAACGGGACGATCACCAAGAGCTACGCGTACGGCCCGTACAGTACGAAGGCGTGGGAACCGCGCTTCGCGTTCTCGTGGTCTCCGAACTCCAGCTCGGCGATCCGCGGCTCGTACGGCGTGACGTCGTCGTTCGTCCCGGCGGCGTACGTCTTCAACAACTCACCGGACGGAGTCCAGGCGCAGGACGCGCGGATCGTCTCCGTCTACTATCCCGGCGCCGGCGTCGTGCCGGAGCGCAACTACAACGCCGACCTCTCGTTCGAGAAGTCCCTCCCGAACGGCATCGACTCGTACCGTGTCTCGCCGTTCTACCGGCACTCCACGAACAAGCTCGAGAGCGTCCGACAGTACGTTGTCAATCCGAACAACACGATCACGACCAAAGGGCCGTCGTTCTTCCGGACCGGAATCGAGAACAAAGCGACCGGCTTCGAGTTCGCCTGGAACCACGTGCTGCCCAACGGGCGTGACGGGCTCTCGTGGTACTTCGACGGAACGTACGTCAACTACTGGGGTTCGGTGACGTCCGGAACGCTCGCCGGCGGAACGCCGTACGGCAGCATCACCTCGAGCGGTTCCTACCTCGCCGCGTTCCTCGCGACCGGGACGCTGTTCCGGAACTCCTCGCAGCCGCCGTGGAGCATCGCCTGGACCGGCGACTACCGGCAAGGCCGATTCCACGCCGATCCGTTCGTGATCTACCAGGTCGGGGCGCCGTACAACGTCACCGGCTCGACGTGCATCGACATGGAGCTCGTCAACGGCAAGAGCACCTGCGTCTCCACCGACACCGCGGTGCACTTCTCGCGCGCGATGTACTGGACGGCGCTCGACATCGGCTACGACATCGTGAAGCACGGGAAGCGCGTGGTGACCGCCGGGTTCAACGTGCGCAACCTCTTGCAGAACAACCAGGGCGACGTGTTCGCGGCGACCAACGGCAACTACGCGGCTCACAAGCCGAACCCCGACCTCAACGCGTACGGCCCGCACAGCGTGCCCAACACCCTCTACTACTATTCGCCGGATCAAGGACCCCGGCAAGTCCAGCTCTACTTCCAGACCAAGTTCTGA
- a CDS encoding PilZ domain-containing protein, which yields MLPELLAWFTGKEQNRRKFPRKRKPYRAAYSLDGKTTHAAIGLDIGGGGLCILTQEPIKRDEFEVRVVLDERNLRMRAKVVWHDNVQHQGRKVWRYGMRFTGIPADDWDAIIRYTTDRPVTEANKAQDELAAVRMTPDDTARLLPKELQTRLLQMLVERRRLAPLDERVTPLVQYFYSGIVRHNDRLVHRLVIQSKVVGPERDELFETRFVFDESGKNVQILN from the coding sequence ATGCTCCCCGAGCTGTTGGCCTGGTTCACCGGGAAGGAACAGAACCGCCGCAAGTTTCCTCGCAAGCGCAAACCGTACCGGGCGGCCTACAGCCTCGACGGGAAGACGACGCACGCGGCGATCGGGCTCGACATCGGGGGCGGCGGGTTGTGCATTCTCACCCAGGAGCCGATCAAGCGCGACGAGTTCGAGGTGCGCGTCGTGCTCGACGAGCGCAATCTGCGGATGCGCGCGAAGGTCGTCTGGCACGACAACGTCCAGCACCAAGGCCGCAAGGTGTGGCGCTACGGGATGCGCTTCACCGGGATCCCGGCCGACGACTGGGACGCGATCATCCGCTACACGACCGACCGGCCCGTGACGGAGGCGAACAAGGCGCAGGATGAGCTCGCGGCGGTTCGGATGACGCCCGACGACACGGCGCGGCTGCTTCCCAAGGAGCTGCAGACGCGGCTCTTGCAGATGCTGGTCGAGCGCCGCCGGCTGGCGCCGCTCGACGAGCGCGTCACCCCGCTGGTGCAGTACTTCTACTCCGGGATCGTTCGCCACAACGACCGGCTGGTGCACCGCCTGGTGATCCAGTCGAAGGTGGTCGGGCCCGAGCGCGACGAGCTGTTCGAGACGCGCTTCGTGTTCGACGAGAGCGGCAAGAACGTTCAGATCCTGAACTGA
- a CDS encoding SIS domain-containing protein, whose amino-acid sequence MLGAHFEAEIREQPDVWRRIAASDGARRFAASIAGRDVLFLGSGSSLFVGMLGALAFRRRAIRAAALAATEARFDNAAYRDACVVALSQSGRSTDLLDALDRLAPSRLVALTNDASSPLAQRAEILIDCLAGPEIAVPASKSVTSMAAILLWAAALTGGKKNRTAETLTETAEDVRGWLDGDGVADVVAAAQRIARRRNVALVAAGYGVPVAYEIALKIKEASYVHAEGFPAGEFRHGSSAMLDASSAIIGIVDEASRDIVHRPLAEAAEAEAARYVIGARSGDVAVLGPATGEAFNTLAWLVAGQYLALSIGRANYVESDAPRGLSKWMG is encoded by the coding sequence GTGCTCGGCGCGCACTTCGAGGCGGAGATCCGCGAGCAGCCCGACGTGTGGCGCCGCATTGCGGCCTCGGACGGCGCGCGCCGTTTCGCCGCCTCCATCGCCGGCCGCGACGTGCTGTTCTTGGGCAGCGGGAGCTCGCTCTTCGTCGGAATGCTCGGCGCGCTCGCGTTTCGCCGGCGCGCGATCCGCGCTGCCGCGCTCGCCGCCACCGAAGCGCGCTTCGACAACGCCGCCTACCGCGACGCCTGCGTCGTCGCGCTCTCGCAGAGCGGACGTTCCACCGATCTGCTCGACGCGCTCGACCGGCTGGCGCCTTCGCGGCTCGTCGCGCTGACCAACGACGCTTCCTCGCCGCTCGCGCAGCGCGCCGAGATCCTGATCGACTGTCTGGCCGGTCCGGAGATCGCGGTGCCGGCGAGCAAGAGCGTCACGTCGATGGCGGCGATCCTGCTGTGGGCCGCCGCGCTCACCGGCGGCAAGAAGAACCGGACCGCCGAGACGCTGACCGAGACCGCCGAAGACGTGCGCGGCTGGCTCGACGGCGACGGCGTCGCGGACGTCGTCGCGGCCGCGCAGCGGATCGCGCGGCGCCGCAACGTCGCGCTCGTCGCGGCCGGCTACGGCGTCCCGGTCGCCTACGAGATCGCGCTGAAGATCAAAGAAGCGAGCTATGTCCACGCCGAGGGCTTTCCGGCCGGCGAGTTCCGCCACGGCAGCTCGGCGATGCTCGACGCCTCGAGCGCGATCATCGGGATCGTCGACGAAGCCTCGCGCGACATCGTCCACCGCCCGCTGGCCGAAGCCGCCGAAGCTGAAGCGGCGCGCTACGTCATCGGCGCGCGCAGCGGCGACGTCGCGGTGCTGGGGCCGGCGACCGGCGAGGCGTTCAACACGCTGGCCTGGCTGGTGGCGGGACAGTATCTGGCGCTGAGCATCGGCCGCGCGAACTACGTGGAGTCGGACGCCCCGCGCGGTCTGAGCAAGTGGATGGGCTGA